A genomic stretch from Juglans microcarpa x Juglans regia isolate MS1-56 chromosome 3S, Jm3101_v1.0, whole genome shotgun sequence includes:
- the LOC121257081 gene encoding uncharacterized protein LOC121257081 yields MAKIQRKSHQTKVPKATHFLCCYFGSCSSWASDQGSVETLRTNGQKINTHWLSWSRFIQTKKSGTKTAPLESTLNEKSDPKREIPASGSKPDMLTSMPREAPVTDHNLPSQVPVFTPVPLDQTLETLGGPQETTYERAAQKHVQHFERTDTSKEDMFQKWLSCRRKKEAIRPGYSHPGSPKLKTKPLAVMSHSVSLPVSRHEKGAIPISSSLTNPRAVSKNLDREKGSISAKKLDSAVGLSIVVVTLIIMLVWGRVCAILSTFAWFYFVPRLVEQNRNRHRDQDCDSEEHKKKVVLEGFLERNHRRPL; encoded by the exons ATGGCCAAAATCCAGAGGAAAAGTCATCAAACCAAAGTACCCAAAGCCACACACTTCCTCTGTTGCTACTTTGGGTCATGTTCTAGCTGGGCTTCTGACCAAGGGTCCGTGGAAACCCTCCGAACCAATGGCCAGAAGATCAACACGCATTGGCTTTCTTGGTCCAGATTCATCCAAACGAAGAAGTCCGGCACCAAAACCGCGCCGCTCGAATCCACCCTCAACGAGAAATCAGACCCGAAAAGAGAAATTCCAGCATCGGGATCAAAGCCCGACATGCTCACGTCGATGCCTCGAGAAGCTCCGGTAACTGATCATAATCTGCCTTCTCAGGTTCCTGTATTCACTCCGGTTCCCTTAGATCAAACACTTGAGACTTTGGGAGGACCTCAAGAG ACAACGTACGAGCGAGCTGCACAGAAACACGTTCAACATTTTGAGCGTACGGATACTTCCAAGGAAGACATGTTTCAAAAATGGTTGTCTTGTCGCCGGAAAAAAGAAGCCATAAGACCGGGGTACAGTCATCCTGGCTCACCGAAGCTCAAGACCAAGCCGCTCGCCGTGATGTCACACTCCGTGTCTCTACCAGTTTCGCGTCACGAAAAAGGGGCAATCCCAATATCATCGTCGTTAACGAACCCCCGAGCTGTGTCGAAGAATCTGGACCGGGAAAAGGGATCAATATCGGCCAAGAAACTTGACTCAGCGGTGGGTTTATCAATTGTGGTGGTAACCTTAATAATAATGTTGGTTTGGGGTAGAGTGTGTGCCATTCTTAGCACATTCGCATGGTTTTACTTCGTCCCTCGTTTAGTCGAGCAAAATCGGAACAGGCATCGTGATCAGGATTGTGATTCGGAGGAGCACAAGAAGAAGGTGGTCTTAGAAGGATTTCTCGAGAGAAACCACCGGAGGCCTTTGTGA